One region of Quercus lobata isolate SW786 chromosome 2, ValleyOak3.0 Primary Assembly, whole genome shotgun sequence genomic DNA includes:
- the LOC115974208 gene encoding patatin-like protein 2 — MGSINVPLQPPTYGNLITVLSIDGGGIRGVIPGTILSFLESELQKLDGEDARIADYFDVISGTSTGGLVTAMLAAPDENNRPVFAAKDIKDFYLNHCPHIFPQNSCPVLPHLSKIIKALAGPKYDGKYLHNLVKEKLGHTKLEKTLTNVVIPTFDIKRLQPTIFSSYEVKKNPSMNALLSDICIATSAAPTYLPTYYFETVDPEGNVREFNLTDGGVAANNPALLAIGEVTKQIIRGSSDFFPIKPMDYGRFLVISLGTGSQKAEGKYRAHKAAKWGLLDWLTSGGSTPIIDVFSHASADMVDVHLSVVFQALHSEKNYLRIQDDTLVGTVTSVDVATKQNMDDLVKVGEELLKKPVARVNLETGVYEASNHETNEAALIRFAKLLSQERHLRHAKSPAGHAHDHQATSTHKTNGLSRLSI, encoded by the exons ATGGGCTCAATAAATGTACCCCTACAACCTCCAACTTATGGAAACCTAATCACTGTTCTCAGCATTGATGGTGGTGGAATAAGAGGGGTTATCCCAGGAACTATCCTTAGTTTTTTAGAATCTGAACTTCAg AAACTGGATGGTGAAGATGCAAGAATAGCAGATTATTTTGATGTTATCTCAGGAACAAGCACAGGTGGTCTTGTCACTGCCATGCTAGCTGCTCCAGATGAAAATAACCGACCTGTCTTTGCTGCCAAGGATATCAAGGATTTCTACCTAAACCACTGCCCTCATATCTTCCCACAGAACAG TTGTCCAGTACTTCCTCATCTTTCAAAGATTATCAAAGCTCTAGCTGGACCAAAGTATGATGGGAAATATCTGCATAACCTTGTTAAGGAAAAACTAGGACATACAAAATTGGAAAAGACATTGACTAATGTTGTTATTCCAACATTTGACATCAAAAGACTCCAGCCAACCATTTTTTCTAGCTATGAG GTAAAGAAAAACCCAAGCATGAATGCCTTACTCTCAGATATTTGCATAGCAACCTCAGCTGCCCCAACTTATCTTCCAACTTATTACTTTGAAACTGTAGACCCCGAGGGAAATGTGAGagaattcaaccttacagatgGTGGTGTTGCTGCTAATAATCCG GCTTTACTTGCCATTGGTGAAGTGACAAAGCAAATCATTCGAGGAAGTTCGGACTTCTTTCCAATAAAACCAATGGACTATGGAAGGTTTTTGGTGATATCATTAGGAACTGGCTCACAAAAAGCCGAAGGAAAATACAGGGCACACAAGGCAGCTAAGTGGGGCTTGCTGGATTGGTTAACAAGTGGTGGTTCCACCCCAATTATTGATGTATTTTCTCACGCAAGTGCAGACATGGTTGATGTCCACCTCTCTGTGGTTTTTCAAGCCCTTCATTCTGAGAAAAATTACTTGCGGATTCAG GACGATACCTTGGTTGGGACAGTAACTTCTGTGGACGTGgccacaaaacaaaatatggaTGATCTTGTGAAAGTTGGTGAAGAGTTGCTAAAGAAACCAGTTGCTAGGGTGAACTTGGAGACAGGAGTTTATGAGGCTTCTAACCATGAAACTAATGAAGCTGCCCTCATAAg GTTTGCAAAATTACTCTCTCAAGAAAGGCACCTTCGCCATGCAAAGTCCCCCGCCGGACATGCTCATGATCATCAAGCCACCAGTACTCACAAAACAAATGGTCTTAGTAGACTaagcatataa